The following proteins come from a genomic window of Salvia hispanica cultivar TCC Black 2014 chromosome 4, UniMelb_Shisp_WGS_1.0, whole genome shotgun sequence:
- the LOC125220341 gene encoding amino acid transporter AVT1I-like — translation MQEAKQPTEVSLNIPLLVDYYTDTNQYCHLPKGEEIDPIIPRTTSFFKTTFNGLNSLSGVGILSIPFALSLGGWLSLILLLIIASATFYTGLLIKRCMDADDKIRSYPDVGERAFGGKGRAVVSMFMNVELFMVATGFLILAGDNLSTLLPDVELHLCGAVIGGRAALVLAVAAMIAPTIWIDNMRSLAYVSATGVAASVVILGSVLWSGITEGIGFSQKGELLNWGGLPTALSLYAFCYCAHPVFPTLYTSITDRSQFSSVLLVCFSLCTVTYTSMAVLGYTMFGSELQSQITLNLPTDRLSSKVAIFTALLNPIAKYALMMKPIVDSVEGGRVCRSLTRVALISGSVFVAVTVPFFGYLMSLVGAFLSVTASILLPCFCYLKICGKSKLGWELVVIAFIVALGLLVFVVGTYTSLLQIVDNV, via the exons ATGCAGGAAGCCAAACAACCAACTGAGGTTTCTCTAAACATACCTTTGTTGGTGGATTACTACACAGACACAAACCAATACTGCCATCTCCCAAAAGGAGAAGAAATCGATCCCATTATTCCAAGAACAACCTCCTTCTTCAAGACAACTTTCAACGGATTGAACTCTCTCTCag GAGTTGGAATTTTGTCGATTCCATTCGCCCTATCCTTGGGCGGATGGTTGAGCCTGATCCTGCTGCTGATCATAGCGTCAGCGACGTTCTACACCGGATTGCTGATCAAACGGTGCATGGACGCCGACGACAAGATCAGAAGCTACCCGGATGTCGGGGAGAGGGCTTTCGGAGGTAAAGGGAGAGCAGTGGTCTCTATGTTCATGAACGTGGAGCTCTTCATGGTGGCCACTGGCTTCCTCATCCTCGCCGGAGACAATCTGTCCACCTTGCTTCCGGACGTGGAGCTGCACTTGTGCGGCGCCGTTATCGGTGGGAGAGCGGCTCTGGTGCTGGCGGTGGCGGCCATGATAGCGCCGACTATTTGGATAGACAACATGAGGAGCCTTGCCTATGTTTCGGCCACGGGAGTTGCAGCTTCGGTTGTGATACTCGGGTCCGTCTTGTGGTCCGGGATAACCGAAGGCATCGGATTCTCGCAGAAGGGAGAGCTTTTGAATTGGGGCGGCTTGCCTACTGCTTTAAGCTTGTACGCGTTCTGCTACTGTGCGCATCCTGTTTTCCCCACTCTGTATACTTCTATTACAGATAGGAGCCAGTTTTCATCG GTTCTACTGGTGTGTTTCTCGTTGTGCACGGTGACCTACACATCGATGGCGGTGTTAGGGTACACAATGTTCGGGTCGGAGCTGCAATCGCAGATCACGTTGAACCTTCCGACAGATAGATTAAGCTCGAAAGTGGCGATCTTCACTGCGCTGCTCAACCCCATAGCCAAATACGCGCTGATGATGAAGCCTATTGTTGATTCGGTTGAGGGAGGAAGGGTTTGCCGGTCGTTGACGCGAGTTGCGTTGATCAGCGGCAGCGTGTTTGTGGCAGTGACGGTGCCGTTTTTCGGATACCTAATGTCGCTGGTGGGGGCGTTTTTGAGCGTCACCGCTTCTATACTGCTCCCATGTTTTTGCTACTTGAAGATATGTGGGAAATCCAAGTTGGGTTGGGAATTGGTAGTCATAGCATTTATAGTGGCGTTGGGGCTCCTAGTGTTTGTTGTAGGCACTTACACATCTTTGCTTCAAATTGTGGACAATGTTTAG
- the LOC125217534 gene encoding SPX domain-containing protein 4-like encodes MKFGREFRIHLEQTLPEWRDKFLRYKLLKKLLNSIAPAAAYLPPRLPLPEFQVWFVAILTGEIEKFNDFYVGKEEDLIIRFQALKETIERVQVRDHSLFTSETGIEIMTEIHKDLVAIHGKMVLLKSYSSLNFAGLIKILKKYDKRTGAMLSMPFTQLAFHQPFFITEPLTRLIHECEAKLESLFPLEAEVVEPSTEVAVDHAGTNASLETTLLLVEETVDVYRSTLSAINTIEGLRKPSSTYNDLSMSYLFGKRNDESAGDVTAENSPCNSFVDEEDEKEAEDVRFPQ; translated from the exons ATGAAATTTGGGAGGGAATTTAGGATTCACCTTGAGCAAACCCTACCGGAGTGGAGGGACAAATTCTTGCGCTACAAGCTGTTGAAAAAGCTGCTGAATAGTATTGCTCCCGCCGCCGCTTATCTGCCGCCGCGCCTTCCGTTACCGGAGTTTCAGGTCTGGTTTGTTGCGATTCTCACCGGGGAAATTGAAAAGTTCAACGATTTCTACGTCGGCAAGGAGGAGGATCTCATCATCCGTTTCCAG GCCCTCAAGGAGACAATTGAGCGAGTGCAGGTGAGAGATCATTCATTGTTTACCTCAGAGACTGGAATTGAGATTATGACAGAGATACACAAAGACTTGGTTGCGATTCATGGAAAGATGGTTCTTCTCAAAAGCTACAGCTCTCTTAACTTTGCAG GCCTTATCAAGATATTgaagaaatatgataaacGAACTGGGGCAATGCTAAGCATGCCTTTCACTCAGCTTGCTTTCCATCAGCCATTCTTCATAACCGAACCTCTAACAAGGTTAATCCACGAGTGTGAGGCAAAACTCGAGTCTCTGTTCCCTCTCGAAGCAGAGGTGGTGGAACCATCGACTGAAGTTGCAGTGGACCATGCAGGCACAAATGCTTCTTTAGAGACGACGTTGCTGCTCGTGGAAGAAACTGTAGATGTATACCGGAGCACCCTTTCTGCAATAAACACTATAGAGGGCCTTAGAAAGCCGAGCTCCACATACAATGATTTATCCATGTCGTATCTCTTTGGGAAACGCAATGATGAAAGTGCAGGTGATGTAACTGCAGAAAACTCGCCATGCAACTCTTTTgtagatgaagaagatgaaaaggaAGCAGAAGATGTCCGTTTCCCTCAATAA